CTAATAGATGTGGGGACGTGTAAAGTCCGACCTTATATCCTGCTTTCTGTAAAATTGTTGAAATGTAAGCACATACAGAACCTTTGCCATTAGTACCCGCAACATGAATAATTTTTATTTTATCCTGAGGATTACCTATAAAATCTAAAAATCCTTTAATACGCTGTAATCCAAATTCATACCTGAATTCATCTAAATTATTTACAAATTTAACTGCATTACAGTAATTCATTTTTTACACCACTTACAATACTATCAAACTAAGCCCGCCACTGAACCGTTGGCGGGCGACTACAATTTATATTGTAGCCGCAGAGCGTTAGCTCTGCTAAACATTGAAATTCCTATACATGAACATAATGGCAGGTTAAACGGAGGCTAATTTAACAACTCTATGATTTTCGAAATTGTATTTTTCAATTCCTTTCTTTCAACAATCATATCAATTTGACCGTGCTCAAGCAAAAACTCTGAAAGCTGAAATCCTTCAGGGAGTTTCTGCTTAATTGTTTGTTCTATTACACGGGGACCGGCAAAACCAATGAGTGCCTTCGGTTCGGCAACAATTACATCACCTAACATTGCAAATGATGCAGAAACGCCTCCGGTTACAGGATGTGTCAAGATAGATATAAATAGTAGTCCCGCATTTGACAGTTTTGCAAGTGCAGCAGATGTTTTTGCCATCTGCATCAGCGAGAACATACCTTCCTGCATTCTTGCCCCGCCTGAAGAAGATAAAATTATAAAAGGAGTTTTTTTATCAATTGCCAGTTCTGCTGCTCTCGCAATTCTCTCACCTACAACACTCCCCATACTGCCGCCCATAAAGCTAAAATCCATAATACATGCGACAGTTTCTCTTCCATTAATTTTCCCGGTTCCCGTAACAACCGCTTCGGAAAGTTTGGTCTTGGTTTTTGCATGTCTTATCTTTGATAAGTATTTTTGGGTACTTTTAAAGGCAAGAGGATCGGTTGTTTCTAAATTTTCATACATTTCCTTAAAACTGTCTTTATCTAAAAGCTGGTCTATCCGCTGTCTTGCTGAAAGATGGAAATAATAGTTACATTTGGGACAAATATAAAAATTTTCCAGCAGTTCTTTGTTGTAAATTATGCTCTGGCAACTATCGCATTTTCTCCACAGACCGTCAGGAACTGATATTTTACCATTCGGTTCTTCTACCGGCATAATTACCTCCCTGTTAAAACCATATTCTGCTTTTCATTTTTCTGTATTAAAACTTAAACGTTTTACAAATTTCTCTACTGACTTTTTCCTGCGTATTAAATCTATTATAGCGCTACCGACTATAAACCCGTCACAGTATTTCCTCAGATTTTCTATGTGTCCCGAATTGGATATCCCGAAACCCACTAAAAGCGACTTCGTTGTTTTTGTTCGAAGTTTCTTTAAAAAAGGTATCAACTCACCGGATATTTTATTTCTTGCTCCGGTTACACCTGTTACTGCAGTAACGTAAACAAAACCTGTTGATGATTTTGCGATTCTTATCGCTCTTTCTTTACCGGTTGTAAGCGCCACTAGCGGGATATATGCAATTTTACTGATTTTTGATAAATCCCTTATCTGCCGGCTTTCTTCATACGATAAATCAGGGATTATTATCCCATCAACACCGGTTTTTTTTGCTTCGCTGAAAAACTTTTTTAAACCAAAATTATATATTGGATTTAAATACCCCATAATTACGATGGGCACTTTTGTTGTTTTTCTGATATTTTTTACTATTGAAAAAATATTACTAATATTTATATTTTTTTTTAACGCTTCCTGCGATGAATATTGAATTGTGGGTCCGTCAGCAATTGGGTCCGAAAACGGGACTCCTAACTCAATTAAGTCAACATATTTTTCTATTCGTCCAATAAGTTTTTCGGTTGTCTTTATATTTGGATAACCCGCTGTTAAAAAGATAGACAACGCTTTTTTATTTTGTTTTTTTAATTTTTTCAATAAATTTTCTATTCTTGTCATTTTTCGGTAAGTCTTAATTACACGGAAATGTCATTGCGAGGAATGAAATGACGAAGCAATCTCATAAGATTGCCACGAGCCAATAAATTGGCTCTCGCAATGACAGCAGTGCTGTCATCAATCTAATCCGAAATTGTTAACCTTTTTAACAATTTCATTTATGCATATTACTAAATACTATATCTAAATCCTTATCGCCTCTGCCTGAAAGACACACTATTACTACTTTATTTTTTGCCTTTTTTGAAAGTCTTGGTAGATATGCTATCGCATGTGAAGATTCTAATGCAGGAATAATTCCTTCGGTCTCTGAAAGTAACTTAAAACCATTTAACGCCTCATTATCCGTAACTGATACATATTCCGCCCTGCCTGTTTGTTTATAAAAAGAATGTTCCGGACCAACGCCTGGATAATCCAATCCTGCAGAGATGGAATGTGTTTGTGAAATCTGCCCGTCTTTATTTTGCAGTATAATACTTTTAGTGCCATGTAAAATTCCGGTTTTACCTCTTTCAAGTGACGCTGAATGTTTTCCTGAAAACAATCCTAAACCACCTGCTTCAACACCAATAAATTTTACAGATTTGTGTTTATAAAAAGGATAAAATAGTCCAATTGAATTTGACCCACCACCGACACAAGCAAGCAGGTAATCCGGAAGATGTTTTTCAACTTCTAAAATCTGTCTTTTTGCTTCTTTTCCTATAACTGACTGGAAATCCCTCACTATCATCGGATAAGGGTGCGGTCCAACGCAAGAACCTATAATATAATGAGTTGTTTTTATATTTGTTACCCAATCCCGTAGTGCTTCGTTTATTGCATCTTTAAGAGTTTTTGAGCCGGAATTAACAGGCACAACTTCTGCTCCCAACATTTTCATTCTAAAAACGTTTAGTGCCTGTCTTTTAATGTCTTCGCTACCCATATAAACAACACATTTAATACCGAAAAGAGCGCAAACTGTCGCTGTTGCTACCCCATGCTGCCCGGCTCCTGTTTCAGCGATAATTCTATTTTTACCTATTCTTTTGGCAAGTAATGCCTGCCCCAGTGCATTGTTTATTTTGTGCGAACCTGTATGACACAAATCTTCTCTTTTAAGATAAACCTTTAGTCCTAGTTTTTTGGAAAGTCTTTCGGCAAAATACAGAGGTGTAGGCCTGCCGGCATAATTTTTTAAATAGTAATTTAGTTCTTTTTTGAAACTTTTATCAATTTTTGCTTTCTTATAAAAATCTTCAAGTTCAAAAATAGCAGACATTAATGTCTCCGGAACAAATCTTCCGCCAAATTGACCAAAATAACCATTTTTATCAGGTAACATAATGATATATTATACAAAAAACAGTAAAAAACACAATAAAAAAACCCTCCACAATTTAACATATTAAGTAAGGATTTTATAAGTACTGAGTTTTTCTATACTATGAGATTGTTGAAAAATCAAACATTTGTCATGCTGAACTTGTTTCAGCATCTCATTCACTTACTAAAACCAAGACCCCGAAACAAGTTCGGGGTGACACTATTAGACTTTTTCAACAATATCAATATAGAAAACCCCTAACAAGATTATTTATTCTTATTTTTGCCTTAAAATTCTATTTATTGCTGAAAGATATGCTTTTACAGATGCTTCTATAACATCGGTAGATGTACCGCGACCCATATAAACTTTTCCTTTATGCTCGACTTTCACTATTGCTTCACCAACTGCATCTTTGCCGATGCTTACAGATTTCAATGAATAATCAATAAGTTTGAATTTAAGTCCTATAATTTTCTCTATCGCTTTATACGAAGAATCAACCGGACCATCACCTGATGATTCAGCTGAAAATATTTTTTTATCTTTTTTTAATTTAATTTTAGCAGTTGGCTTTACATTAGTACCGGAGGATATGAAAACATCGGACAATTCATAAATTGGCGATTCTTCAGCTAACCCGTTTTCAATAATAGCTTCAATATCTTCATCATAAACGCTTTTCTTTTTATCGGCAAGTGTTTTAAAATCAGAAAACGCTTTTTCAAACTCTTTTAATTCGAGCTTGAAACCTAATTCCTTTATCTTTTTTTCAAATGCATGCCTGCCGGAATGTTTCCCTAAAACAAAATTTGACGCTTTAAGACCTATTGATTGCGGTGTCATAATTTCATATGTTTCGGCTTTTGCAAGAACACCGTGCTGGTGAATTCCCGCTTCATGCGCGAAAGCATTAATGCCGACAATTGCCTTGTTAGGCTGAATCATCATGCCGGTTAATGATGAAACTAATTTTGACGTTTTTGATATCTCCGTTGTTTTTATATTTGTTTCAAAATTAAAAAGTTTCTTTCTAGTGTGAAGACACATTACCGATTCTTCAAGAGATGCATTGCCGGCACGTTCACCAAGACCATTTATGGTACATTCGATTTGTCTGGCGCCATTTATTACAGCAGAAATTGAATTGGCAGTGGCAAGCCCTAAATCATTATGACAATGAACAGAAATAACTGCTTTGTGGATATTAGGAACTTTTGAAAAAAGCTTTGATATTATTTCCCCGAATTCAGACGGCATAGAATAACCTACAGTATCAGGAATATTGACCGTAGTGGCACCTACATCTATGACCGCTTCAACTACCCTGCATAAAAAATCAAAATCGCTTCTCGCTGCATCTTCCGGAGAAAACTCAACATCAGAAGTTTTATTTCTGGCATATTTTACCGATTCGACTGCTCTTTGAAAAACTTCTTCCGGCGCCATTTTTAACTTATATTTCATATGAATCGGGCTAACTGCTAAAAATGTATGTATCCGGTTTCTATTCGCATGTTTAACTGCATCAAAACAAACATCTATGTCCTTTTTCAATGCTCTGGCAAGACCACAAATTACAGGACCTTTAACTTTTTTAGCAACCAGTGATACCGCTTCAAAATCACCGTCAGATGCAATTGGGAAACCTGCCTCTATAACATCAACACCAAGTACAGAAAGTTGTTGTGCGATTTCTAACTTCTGTTTGGTATTCAGGGAAGCACCCGGTGATTGTTCTCCATCTCTTAAAGTAGTGTCAAAAATAATTATTTTTTCCATAAAGTTAACTACATCTGTCCGCTAAAAATGTTATAATATCCCCTCATCTTTCATCTTCTCCCCTGTGGGGAGAAGAAAGAGTTGAGGGGTGTGTAATTGTTTCTTTTTTCTTGCGTAAACGAAATATCCGTGTTATATATTCAACAATTCCTGATAAAAAATATAAAATATATATTAAAAAAATAGCATTTTGAGGGTATATAAATATTAAAATGATAGAAACTATTAAAAGAACCAGCAGCTGAAACGAATGCGGATGTGAAAAATTTATTTTCTTAAAATTGGAATACCTTATTTTCGATATAAGAAAAATGGATATGAGCACCATTAAAAACGGCATTGTTTTGAAAAACATCGGCATTCTTTTCATGATAAGTGGAATAGTTTTTGCAGTAAGTTCCTGCCCTTCTGCAAAAGGTTTAAAAAGCTCATACGAAAGAACAAACGAAGCGATAATACCGCCGGCAGCAGTTGTCGGAAGTCCTTCGAAATGTGTAGATATTTCTTTAGTCTGATGCGCTATTGAATTAAATCGCGCAAGACGAAGTGCAGAAGTAATTATAAAAAATGCTGAAATCGCCAAACCGATTTTTCCCATGTCTTTAAGATGTATCTGATACATAAGAAATGCAGGTGCTACGCCAAAAGATAAAAAATCAGCAAGAGAATCAAGTTCCATGCCGAAAGAACTCTCCGCGTGCATAACACGGGCAACCCTGCCATCTGTTATATCCATTATAATTGCAATAAAAATAGCCCATGCAGCAGCTGAAAAATTTAATGAAATGGAATAATGTAGCGAAAAAAAACCTGCAACTATATTTAGTATCGTAAACAAGCTGGGTAAAAGATAAATTCCTCTTTTCATTTTTTAATTTGCCCTATTACAGTTATACCGCCAACGACTTTATCACCTATAGAAACATTCACTGAAACGTTTTCCGGAAAATAAATATCCACCTGGCTTCCAAAATGTATAATTCCGATTTTATCGCCTTGCTTGACAGGTTGATTTAACTTAACCCATAAGTCACATTTTCTGGCAACTATTCCGGCGATTTGTCTTATCAATATTTTGGTTTTTCCTTCAATACCAACCACATTTTGCCGGTTTTTTACCGAGGCTTCTATATGGTTTGCAGGTAAGTATTCGCCATACTGTTTATGTATAAATTTTATATCACCGGAGACCGGAGTTCTTTGTAAATGAACATTGAAAACTGAAAGAA
This sequence is a window from Elusimicrobiota bacterium. Protein-coding genes within it:
- the accD gene encoding acetyl-CoA carboxylase, carboxyltransferase subunit beta, which codes for MPVEEPNGKISVPDGLWRKCDSCQSIIYNKELLENFYICPKCNYYFHLSARQRIDQLLDKDSFKEMYENLETTDPLAFKSTQKYLSKIRHAKTKTKLSEAVVTGTGKINGRETVACIMDFSFMGGSMGSVVGERIARAAELAIDKKTPFIILSSSGGARMQEGMFSLMQMAKTSAALAKLSNAGLLFISILTHPVTGGVSASFAMLGDVIVAEPKALIGFAGPRVIEQTIKQKLPEGFQLSEFLLEHGQIDMIVERKELKNTISKIIELLN
- the trpA gene encoding tryptophan synthase subunit alpha, which encodes MTRIENLLKKLKKQNKKALSIFLTAGYPNIKTTEKLIGRIEKYVDLIELGVPFSDPIADGPTIQYSSQEALKKNINISNIFSIVKNIRKTTKVPIVIMGYLNPIYNFGLKKFFSEAKKTGVDGIIIPDLSYEESRQIRDLSKISKIAYIPLVALTTGKERAIRIAKSSTGFVYVTAVTGVTGARNKISGELIPFLKKLRTKTTKSLLVGFGISNSGHIENLRKYCDGFIVGSAIIDLIRRKKSVEKFVKRLSFNTEK
- the trpB gene encoding tryptophan synthase subunit beta, producing MIMLPDKNGYFGQFGGRFVPETLMSAIFELEDFYKKAKIDKSFKKELNYYLKNYAGRPTPLYFAERLSKKLGLKVYLKREDLCHTGSHKINNALGQALLAKRIGKNRIIAETGAGQHGVATATVCALFGIKCVVYMGSEDIKRQALNVFRMKMLGAEVVPVNSGSKTLKDAINEALRDWVTNIKTTHYIIGSCVGPHPYPMIVRDFQSVIGKEAKRQILEVEKHLPDYLLACVGGGSNSIGLFYPFYKHKSVKFIGVEAGGLGLFSGKHSASLERGKTGILHGTKSIILQNKDGQISQTHSISAGLDYPGVGPEHSFYKQTGRAEYVSVTDNEALNGFKLLSETEGIIPALESSHAIAYLPRLSKKAKNKVVIVCLSGRGDKDLDIVFSNMHK
- a CDS encoding 2-isopropylmalate synthase yields the protein MEKIIIFDTTLRDGEQSPGASLNTKQKLEIAQQLSVLGVDVIEAGFPIASDGDFEAVSLVAKKVKGPVICGLARALKKDIDVCFDAVKHANRNRIHTFLAVSPIHMKYKLKMAPEEVFQRAVESVKYARNKTSDVEFSPEDAARSDFDFLCRVVEAVIDVGATTVNIPDTVGYSMPSEFGEIISKLFSKVPNIHKAVISVHCHNDLGLATANSISAVINGARQIECTINGLGERAGNASLEESVMCLHTRKKLFNFETNIKTTEISKTSKLVSSLTGMMIQPNKAIVGINAFAHEAGIHQHGVLAKAETYEIMTPQSIGLKASNFVLGKHSGRHAFEKKIKELGFKLELKEFEKAFSDFKTLADKKKSVYDEDIEAIIENGLAEESPIYELSDVFISSGTNVKPTAKIKLKKDKKIFSAESSGDGPVDSSYKAIEKIIGLKFKLIDYSLKSVSIGKDAVGEAIVKVEHKGKVYMGRGTSTDVIEASVKAYLSAINRILRQK
- the pssA gene encoding CDP-diacylglycerol--serine O-phosphatidyltransferase, giving the protein MKRGIYLLPSLFTILNIVAGFFSLHYSISLNFSAAAWAIFIAIIMDITDGRVARVMHAESSFGMELDSLADFLSFGVAPAFLMYQIHLKDMGKIGLAISAFFIITSALRLARFNSIAHQTKEISTHFEGLPTTAAGGIIASFVLSYELFKPFAEGQELTAKTIPLIMKRMPMFFKTMPFLMVLISIFLISKIRYSNFKKINFSHPHSFQLLVLLIVSIILIFIYPQNAIFLIYILYFLSGIVEYITRIFRLRKKKETITHPSTLSSPHRGEDER
- a CDS encoding phosphatidylserine decarboxylase, with protein sequence MAKIGFSYIISLFIFSLIFFVSRGIFSYFSYILSAIFFVLALFCFYFFRDPVRNIKFDENNILSPADGTVFEISNVEEPLFIKGKAKIVKIFLSVFNVHLQRTPVSGDIKFIHKQYGEYLPANHIEASVKNRQNVVGIEGKTKILIRQIAGIVARKCDLWVKLNQPVKQGDKIGIIHFGSQVDIYFPENVSVNVSIGDKVVGGITVIGQIKK